A section of the Clostridium omnivorum genome encodes:
- the leuS gene encoding leucine--tRNA ligase encodes MANYGTEVDEKWQKKWEETNLYKFDKNNLEKKLYVLEMFSYPSGSKLHAGHWFNYGPVDSWARMKRMQGYNVFQPMGFDAFGLPAENFAIKTGIHPKDSTIKNIETMEKQLKAMGAMFSWDNEVVTCDPDYYKWTQWVFLKLYEKGLAYRKKAPVNWCPSCNTVLANEQVVDGHCERCETEVTKKDLTQWFLKITDYADELLEKLDDLDWPEKTKAMQKHWIGKSTGAEVTFNVENSDLSFNVFTTRVDTLFGVTYVVLAPENELVDKLTTAENKAAVDEYKENAKKQSDIERQSLTREKTGVFTGSYAINPVNGRNVPIWVGDYVLNTYGTGAVMAVPAHDDRDFAFATKYNLPIERVIAGGDSLPYTEYGTLVNSEEFNGLSTEKAKEAIVDKLQAMSLGSGKVNYRLRDWLVSRQRYWGAPIPVVHCEKCGIVPVPENQLPVELPYDVEFAPDGKSPLAKSDKFMHTTCPHCGGPALRDPDTLDTFVDSSWYFLRYADNKNSEKAFDSDTINSMLPVDKYVGGPEHACMHLLYARFVTKALRDMGYLNFDEPFLSLTHQGLILGPDGQKMSKSKGNTISPDDYIVEFGADVFRMYLMFGFGYTEGGAWSDDGIKAIARFIERIERILENSRAAINDYSKAKNTIDKAEKELNYWRHFAIRGVTTDSEILQFNTAIARMMEFTNSLSKYLNEDTINPSFLKEVLIDFIKLLAPFAPHFSEEQWNLIGMDYSIFNQSWPVFDASALIKDEVEIAIQINGKIKARINVSSDLNEEGIKKASLEDKDIVTALEGKTVAKIIVIKGRLVNIVAK; translated from the coding sequence ATGGCAAACTATGGAACTGAAGTAGATGAAAAGTGGCAAAAAAAATGGGAAGAAACTAATCTATACAAATTTGATAAAAATAATTTAGAGAAAAAGCTCTATGTTCTTGAAATGTTCTCATATCCTTCAGGCAGCAAACTTCATGCCGGACACTGGTTTAATTATGGTCCAGTAGACTCTTGGGCAAGAATGAAAAGAATGCAGGGCTATAATGTATTCCAGCCAATGGGCTTTGATGCTTTTGGACTTCCAGCAGAGAACTTTGCAATAAAAACAGGTATTCATCCTAAAGACTCTACTATAAAAAATATAGAAACTATGGAAAAACAGCTTAAAGCTATGGGCGCAATGTTCAGTTGGGATAACGAAGTTGTAACCTGTGACCCTGATTATTACAAATGGACTCAATGGGTTTTCTTAAAGCTTTATGAAAAAGGCTTAGCCTATAGAAAAAAAGCTCCTGTAAATTGGTGCCCTAGTTGTAATACAGTACTTGCAAATGAACAGGTTGTAGATGGTCATTGTGAACGCTGCGAAACTGAAGTTACTAAAAAGGATCTTACTCAATGGTTCCTTAAGATAACAGATTATGCAGATGAATTATTAGAAAAACTAGATGATTTAGATTGGCCAGAAAAAACAAAAGCCATGCAAAAGCATTGGATAGGAAAATCTACTGGAGCAGAAGTAACTTTTAATGTAGAAAACTCCGATTTAAGTTTTAATGTATTCACTACAAGAGTGGATACACTATTCGGAGTAACATATGTAGTGTTAGCACCAGAAAATGAACTTGTAGATAAGCTTACAACTGCTGAAAACAAGGCTGCAGTAGATGAGTATAAGGAAAATGCTAAGAAGCAATCTGACATCGAGAGACAATCCTTAACTAGAGAAAAAACTGGTGTATTTACTGGCTCCTATGCTATCAACCCTGTTAACGGAAGAAACGTTCCAATCTGGGTTGGTGATTATGTTCTTAACACTTATGGAACTGGGGCAGTTATGGCCGTACCAGCTCATGATGATAGAGATTTTGCTTTTGCTACAAAATACAATCTTCCAATAGAAAGAGTTATTGCAGGTGGGGATAGTCTTCCATATACTGAATACGGAACCCTTGTAAATAGTGAAGAATTTAATGGTCTATCCACAGAAAAAGCAAAAGAAGCCATTGTGGATAAACTTCAAGCAATGAGCTTAGGTTCTGGAAAAGTAAATTATAGGCTAAGGGATTGGCTTGTTTCAAGACAAAGATACTGGGGAGCCCCTATTCCAGTAGTACACTGTGAAAAATGTGGTATTGTTCCAGTGCCAGAAAATCAGCTTCCAGTTGAACTTCCTTATGATGTTGAATTTGCGCCAGATGGAAAATCACCACTTGCAAAATCTGATAAGTTTATGCATACGACTTGCCCTCACTGCGGCGGTCCTGCTCTTAGAGATCCAGATACTCTCGACACCTTTGTAGATTCTTCCTGGTACTTCTTAAGATATGCAGATAATAAAAACTCAGAAAAAGCTTTTGACAGTGATACAATAAATAGCATGCTTCCTGTTGACAAATATGTAGGTGGACCAGAACATGCTTGTATGCACTTACTTTATGCAAGATTTGTTACCAAAGCACTTAGAGATATGGGATATCTTAATTTTGACGAACCATTCCTTTCTCTTACTCATCAAGGACTAATCCTTGGACCAGATGGACAAAAGATGAGTAAATCCAAAGGAAATACTATATCCCCTGATGACTATATAGTTGAATTCGGTGCAGATGTATTTAGAATGTATTTAATGTTTGGATTTGGATACACTGAAGGCGGTGCTTGGAGCGATGATGGAATCAAAGCAATAGCAAGATTCATAGAAAGAATTGAAAGAATCCTTGAAAATTCAAGAGCAGCTATTAATGATTATAGCAAGGCAAAGAATACAATAGATAAAGCTGAAAAAGAATTAAATTACTGGAGACATTTTGCAATTAGAGGTGTAACAACAGACTCTGAAATACTTCAATTTAATACTGCTATTGCAAGAATGATGGAATTTACAAATTCACTTTCAAAATATCTAAATGAAGATACTATAAATCCTAGCTTCCTAAAAGAAGTATTAATAGATTTTATAAAGCTTTTAGCTCCATTTGCTCCTCACTTCAGCGAAGAACAATGGAATCTTATTGGTATGGACTACTCCATATTTAATCAAAGCTGGCCTGTATTTGATGCATCTGCTCTTATAAAAGATGAAGTAGAAATAGCTATTCAAATAAATGGCAAGATAAAAGCAAGAATAAATGTATCTTCTGATTTAAATGAAGAAGGAATTAAAAAAGCATCCTTAGAAGATAAGGATATAGTAACTGCCCTTGAAGGAAAAACTGTAGCAAAAATCATAGTTATAAAAGGCAGACTTGTTAATATTGTTGCTAAATAA
- a CDS encoding GTP pyrophosphokinase, with amino-acid sequence MAIREWKTFLIPYEQAVEELKVKFRCIRTEYRRKNEYSPIEFVTGRVKEISSILEKANKFNIPLDRIEYEMEDIAGIRVMCQFVDDVEKVVQLVRERKDMQIMYEKDYVTNVKESGYRSYHMIIKYPVNMAEGQKYILAEFQIRTLAMNFWATIEHSLNYKYKHQIPGDIKQKLKNAADAAFNLDYLMLEIKDEIKDAQKLFEVKSSLISNIMNNIITLASIGKGAESTRYQMQLNKLIEEGEVYDLSSLLQATEKALEKYR; translated from the coding sequence ATGGCGATTAGAGAATGGAAGACATTTTTAATACCCTATGAACAGGCTGTAGAAGAACTGAAAGTTAAGTTTAGGTGTATTAGAACTGAATATAGAAGGAAAAATGAATATTCCCCAATTGAATTTGTCACTGGAAGAGTTAAAGAGATTTCAAGTATATTAGAAAAAGCTAATAAATTTAATATTCCTCTTGATAGAATTGAATATGAGATGGAGGATATAGCTGGAATCAGAGTAATGTGCCAATTTGTTGATGACGTAGAAAAAGTTGTTCAATTGGTTAGAGAAAGAAAAGACATGCAGATAATGTATGAAAAGGACTATGTTACTAATGTAAAGGAAAGTGGTTATAGAAGTTATCATATGATTATAAAGTATCCAGTAAATATGGCTGAAGGTCAAAAATATATATTAGCAGAATTCCAAATAAGAACCTTAGCTATGAACTTTTGGGCAACTATTGAGCATTCATTAAACTATAAGTACAAGCATCAGATTCCAGGGGATATAAAGCAAAAGCTTAAAAATGCTGCTGATGCAGCATTTAATTTAGACTATTTGATGCTAGAAATAAAGGATGAAATTAAAGATGCTCAAAAACTATTTGAGGTTAAGTCTAGTTTAATTTCTAACATTATGAATAATATTATCACTCTTGCATCAATTGGCAAAGGAGCAGAATCTACAAGATATCAAATGCAGCTGAATAAGCTTATAGAAGAGGGAGAGGTTTATGACCTAAGCAGTCTTCTTCAAGCTACAGAAAAGGCTCTTGAAAAGTATAGGTAA
- a CDS encoding DUF2225 domain-containing protein: MNDNIFSGLEDLGLGKLDELQLFGKKEETKEGTTEKKEESPLAHLYDQEVQCPVCGSKFKVRSVKSSSYRVLKKDSDFFIRYGTVNPYFYDVWLCNICGYATMKSDFNKIRGFQIEKIQKNISMKWTGRTYPEVYTIDNAIERYKLALYNSVVMESKTSRKAMNCLKLAWMYRLLEDDKNEQLFLAQALSGFSEAYSSEDFPIYGMDRFTTEYLIGELNRLVGNYEESNKWYGKVILSSAAPQKIKDLARDQRDLAKQAETASEEEIGMEDDLAVDEKSKKSGFFSKFFGK; this comes from the coding sequence ATGAATGACAATATTTTTTCAGGACTAGAAGATTTAGGTCTTGGTAAATTAGACGAACTACAACTATTTGGCAAAAAGGAAGAAACTAAAGAAGGTACTACTGAAAAAAAGGAAGAATCTCCTCTAGCGCATCTTTACGATCAAGAAGTGCAATGCCCGGTTTGCGGAAGTAAATTTAAAGTAAGATCGGTTAAATCCTCTTCTTACAGGGTACTTAAGAAGGATAGTGACTTTTTTATCAGATATGGTACTGTAAATCCTTATTTCTATGATGTCTGGCTTTGCAATATATGTGGCTATGCTACTATGAAATCAGACTTCAATAAAATTAGAGGTTTTCAAATCGAGAAAATCCAAAAAAACATTTCTATGAAATGGACAGGCAGAACTTACCCTGAGGTTTATACTATTGATAATGCTATTGAGAGATATAAGCTTGCACTTTATAATTCTGTAGTTATGGAATCTAAAACTTCTAGAAAGGCTATGAATTGTTTAAAGCTTGCTTGGATGTATAGACTTTTAGAAGACGATAAAAATGAGCAGCTATTCCTAGCTCAAGCCCTTTCAGGCTTTTCAGAAGCCTATTCCTCTGAAGATTTCCCGATTTATGGTATGGACAGATTTACTACAGAATATCTAATTGGTGAATTAAACAGATTAGTTGGAAATTATGAAGAATCAAATAAGTGGTATGGTAAAGTAATATTATCCTCTGCTGCACCCCAAAAAATTAAGGATTTAGCTAGAGATCAAAGAGATTTGGCTAAACAAGCTGAAACAGCTTCAGAAGAAGAAATCGGCATGGAAGATGATTTGGCAGTGGATGAAAAGAGTAAAAAATCAGGATTTTTCTCTAAATTCTTTGGCAAATAA
- a CDS encoding CoA-disulfide reductase yields the protein MSKKVLIVGGVAGGASAAARLRRLDETAEIIMFERDQYISFANCGLPYYIGENIKERSKLLVQTPENMKARFNIDVRVNSEVVSVDAKNKKVTVKSKDKGTYEENYDYLILSPGAKALRPNIKGIDSKKIFTLRNIPDTDAVKAFVDNNNTKSAVVIGGGYVGVEMAENLKERGVSVTLVEAAPHILAPFDSDMVVIAEKELSDNGIKLILDNGVEQFEEKNDQVEVSLKNGDSVTADMVILAIGVAPDTTFLKDSEIEIGPRGHIVVNDKMQTNMEGIYAVGDAIEVTDFVTGQKTAIPLAGPANKQGRIAADNVAGLNSSFKGTQGSAIIKVFELTAASTGANERTLKRLNIPYKAIYVHPVSHASYYPGATPMSLKLIFNDEGKILGAQGIGFDGVDKRIDVIATTMRLGGTVQDLAELELCYAPPFSSAKDPVNMAGFVAQNVLEGRSHMVAWKDIDENNEDDYILLDVRTDMEYSNGHLQGALNIPVDDLRDRLSELDKNKTIVEYCQVGLRGYVADRILTQNGYKVMNVTGGYKTSSMLNFKPINKDTNDDNRSKGLKIDPDTQTVKVEAEDKGKFDRALDACGLCCPGPLMQVKMCMDDLKEGEILKVTASDPGFYEDIKAWSKRTNNELVDISKQAGTITAFIRKNAAIEAAPVNQAYTPVKDNKTMVVFSGDLDKAIASFIIANGAASMGKKVTMFFTFWGLNILRKHEKVSVQKGFMDKMFGMMMPRGSKRLKLSKMNMMGMGGKMIRKVMKDKNVTSLEELIQSAIDSGIEIVACQMSMDVMGLKKEELIDGVKIGGVGYYLGEAEDSNVNLFI from the coding sequence ATGAGTAAAAAAGTTTTGATTGTTGGAGGAGTAGCAGGGGGAGCTTCTGCTGCTGCTAGACTTAGAAGATTAGATGAAACTGCAGAGATAATAATGTTTGAAAGGGATCAATATATATCCTTTGCAAACTGTGGGTTACCTTACTATATAGGTGAAAATATAAAAGAGAGAAGCAAGCTATTAGTACAAACACCAGAAAACATGAAGGCAAGATTTAATATAGATGTTAGAGTAAACAGTGAAGTAGTTTCAGTTGATGCTAAAAATAAAAAGGTAACTGTTAAGAGTAAAGACAAGGGTACTTATGAAGAAAACTATGATTACTTAATTTTATCTCCTGGTGCTAAGGCACTTAGACCTAATATTAAGGGAATAGATAGTAAAAAAATATTTACTTTAAGGAATATACCTGATACCGACGCTGTAAAGGCGTTTGTAGATAACAATAATACAAAATCAGCTGTGGTTATAGGTGGAGGCTATGTAGGAGTAGAGATGGCTGAAAATCTTAAAGAGAGAGGCGTCAGTGTCACTCTTGTAGAAGCAGCACCACATATATTGGCACCTTTTGATTCAGATATGGTAGTAATTGCCGAAAAGGAATTATCGGATAATGGCATTAAGTTAATTTTAGATAATGGAGTAGAACAATTTGAAGAAAAGAATGACCAAGTAGAAGTTTCATTGAAAAATGGAGATAGTGTTACAGCAGATATGGTTATTTTGGCTATAGGTGTTGCTCCTGATACTACATTCTTAAAAGACAGTGAAATAGAAATTGGACCAAGAGGGCACATAGTTGTAAATGATAAAATGCAAACAAACATGGAAGGCATTTATGCTGTAGGAGATGCTATAGAAGTAACTGATTTTGTTACTGGCCAAAAGACAGCTATACCACTAGCTGGGCCAGCTAATAAACAAGGAAGAATTGCAGCAGATAATGTAGCTGGATTAAACTCAAGCTTTAAAGGTACTCAAGGTTCTGCTATTATAAAGGTATTTGAACTTACAGCTGCAAGCACAGGAGCAAATGAAAGAACTCTTAAGAGATTAAATATTCCTTATAAGGCAATATACGTACATCCAGTATCACATGCTTCTTATTATCCAGGAGCAACACCAATGTCACTCAAGCTTATCTTTAATGATGAGGGAAAGATATTAGGCGCACAAGGTATAGGTTTTGATGGGGTGGATAAGAGAATAGATGTAATTGCTACAACTATGAGACTAGGTGGAACGGTACAGGATTTAGCTGAACTAGAACTATGCTATGCGCCTCCATTTTCATCTGCAAAAGATCCTGTGAATATGGCAGGATTTGTAGCGCAAAATGTGCTTGAAGGAAGAAGCCATATGGTGGCATGGAAGGATATAGATGAAAATAATGAGGATGACTATATTCTGCTAGATGTTAGGACTGATATGGAATACAGCAATGGACACCTTCAAGGAGCATTAAATATTCCTGTAGATGATTTAAGAGATAGACTTTCAGAATTAGATAAGAATAAAACCATTGTTGAGTACTGTCAGGTAGGCTTAAGAGGTTATGTAGCCGATAGAATATTAACTCAAAATGGATATAAGGTTATGAATGTAACTGGCGGATACAAAACGTCTTCAATGTTAAATTTCAAACCAATTAATAAAGATACTAATGATGATAATAGATCAAAAGGGCTGAAGATAGATCCAGATACTCAAACAGTAAAGGTAGAGGCTGAAGATAAAGGTAAATTTGATAGAGCATTAGATGCTTGTGGATTATGCTGTCCTGGGCCATTAATGCAGGTTAAAATGTGTATGGATGATTTAAAGGAAGGTGAAATTTTAAAGGTTACAGCATCTGATCCTGGTTTTTATGAGGATATAAAGGCTTGGAGTAAGAGAACCAATAATGAGCTTGTAGATATTTCAAAGCAGGCAGGAACCATTACTGCATTTATAAGAAAAAATGCAGCTATTGAAGCAGCTCCAGTAAACCAAGCTTATACACCTGTAAAGGACAATAAAACAATGGTGGTTTTTAGTGGAGATCTAGATAAAGCTATAGCTTCCTTTATTATAGCAAACGGAGCAGCTTCTATGGGCAAAAAGGTTACTATGTTCTTTACATTCTGGGGACTTAATATTTTGAGAAAGCACGAAAAGGTATCAGTGCAAAAAGGATTTATGGATAAGATGTTCGGAATGATGATGCCAAGAGGAAGCAAGAGGCTAAAGCTTTCTAAGATGAATATGATGGGCATGGGTGGAAAAATGATTAGAAAGGTTATGAAGGATAAAAATGTAACCTCTCTTGAAGAATTAATACAATCTGCTATTGATAGCGGAATAGAAATAGTTGCTTGCCAAATGTCTATGGATGTTATGGGATTAAAGAAAGAAGAACTAATTGATGGAGTGAAAATAGGTGGAGTAGGATATTATCTAGGCGAAGCAGAAGATTCAAATGTAAATTTATTTATCTAA
- a CDS encoding ArsR/SmtB family transcription factor, with product MEKDYKKYNDAAELLKVLAHPVRLCIVRGLLSKGSCNVTYMQNCLDVPQSTVSQHLQKLRAAGIIEGERNGLEINYKVTNPKIKKIIDALLED from the coding sequence ATGGAGAAAGATTATAAAAAATATAATGACGCTGCAGAATTATTAAAAGTTTTAGCTCATCCAGTAAGATTGTGTATTGTTAGAGGCTTACTTAGTAAGGGATCCTGTAATGTTACTTATATGCAGAATTGCTTAGATGTGCCTCAGTCCACTGTTTCACAGCATTTGCAAAAGTTAAGAGCTGCAGGGATTATTGAAGGTGAAAGAAACGGACTTGAAATCAATTATAAAGTAACAAATCCTAAAATTAAAAAAATAATAGATGCCTTATTAGAAGATTAG
- a CDS encoding metallophosphoesterase, with amino-acid sequence MALYAISDLHLALSGEKPMDVFGEHWFMHHERIKQNWLSKIKDEDTVLIAGDISWSMKMVEGLKELEFIHELPGTKIMIKGNHDYWWTSITKLNDLYSDMKFIQNNFFNYEEYAICGTRGWICPGGDNFKEHDKKIYSRELIRLRLSLESAKKAGFKKFIVMIHYPPVNEKFEATEIISILKEYEVEKVIYGHLHGPSLKCVFEGVQEGIEYIVTSADYLDFDPVKIF; translated from the coding sequence ATGGCATTGTATGCAATATCTGATCTTCATCTGGCATTAAGTGGAGAGAAGCCAATGGACGTATTTGGTGAGCATTGGTTTATGCATCATGAAAGGATAAAGCAAAATTGGCTTTCTAAAATTAAAGATGAAGATACTGTTTTAATTGCAGGAGATATTTCATGGTCCATGAAAATGGTAGAAGGGCTTAAGGAATTGGAGTTTATTCATGAGCTCCCGGGAACAAAGATAATGATAAAGGGAAACCATGATTATTGGTGGACTAGTATTACAAAGCTTAATGATTTATATAGCGACATGAAATTTATTCAAAATAATTTCTTTAACTATGAAGAATATGCTATTTGTGGTACAAGAGGCTGGATATGTCCTGGAGGAGATAATTTTAAGGAGCATGATAAAAAAATATATAGCAGAGAGCTTATAAGATTGAGACTCTCGCTGGAATCTGCTAAAAAGGCAGGCTTTAAAAAGTTTATAGTTATGATTCATTACCCACCTGTAAATGAGAAGTTTGAGGCTACGGAAATTATAAGTATTCTTAAAGAATATGAAGTTGAAAAGGTAATTTATGGTCATCTTCATGGGCCATCCTTAAAATGCGTTTTTGAAGGTGTTCAAGAAGGCATAGAATATATCGTAACCTCAGCGGATTATTTAGATTTTGATCCAGTCAAAATTTTTTAA
- a CDS encoding EscU/YscU/HrcU family type III secretion system export apparatus switch protein: MENRKKAVALNYENGYEAPIVTAAGVGYIADKIIEVAEDTEVPIVYNKELADLLVNVEVGEYIPSELYEAVASVIAYVMDLDSKKDRG; the protein is encoded by the coding sequence ATGGAAAACAGAAAAAAAGCTGTTGCGTTAAATTATGAAAATGGATATGAAGCTCCCATTGTTACTGCTGCTGGTGTAGGATATATAGCAGACAAAATTATAGAGGTTGCTGAGGACACTGAGGTTCCAATAGTATATAATAAAGAACTGGCAGACCTTTTAGTCAATGTAGAAGTTGGAGAGTACATTCCTAGTGAACTTTATGAGGCAGTAGCAAGTGTTATAGCATATGTAATGGATTTGGACAGCAAAAAAGACAGGGGTTGA
- the tyrS gene encoding tyrosine--tRNA ligase — protein sequence MASVVDVLEERGFLKQFTHEQETRELLEKEKITFYIGFDPTADSLHVGHFIAMMMMAHMQRAGHRPIALVGGGTAMVGDPSGKTDMRKMLTKEEIQHNANCIKEQLSKLIDFSDGKAIMANNADWLLDLNYVDFLREVGVHFSVNRMLTAECFKQRLEKGLSFLEFNYMLMQGYDFLELNRRYGCVMQLGGDDQWSNMLAGADLIRRKEGKPAFAMTCALLTNSEGKKMGKTESGAVWLDKNRMSPYDFYQYWRNVDDADVEKCLALLTFLPMDEVRRLGALQGSEINEAKKVLAYEVTKLIHGEEEAEKAKSAAEALFAGAGDMSNVPTAAVSKDMINSSILDVLVAAKILPSKGEGKRLIQQGGLSVNGEKITDINRLVTEVDFTEGSMLVKRGKKNYNKIIIE from the coding sequence ATGGCAAGTGTTGTAGATGTACTTGAAGAGCGTGGATTTTTAAAACAATTCACTCATGAACAAGAAACAAGAGAATTATTAGAGAAGGAAAAGATAACTTTTTATATAGGCTTCGATCCAACAGCAGACAGTCTTCATGTTGGACACTTTATTGCTATGATGATGATGGCTCATATGCAAAGGGCAGGACATAGACCTATTGCACTAGTAGGTGGTGGAACTGCTATGGTTGGAGATCCATCTGGAAAAACTGATATGAGAAAAATGCTTACTAAAGAGGAAATCCAGCATAATGCTAATTGCATAAAAGAACAGTTATCGAAGCTTATTGATTTTAGTGATGGAAAAGCTATTATGGCGAATAATGCTGACTGGCTTTTAGATTTAAATTACGTAGATTTCTTAAGAGAAGTAGGAGTTCATTTTTCAGTTAATAGAATGCTTACTGCAGAGTGCTTTAAACAAAGACTTGAAAAAGGACTATCCTTTTTAGAATTCAACTATATGCTAATGCAGGGATATGACTTCTTAGAGCTCAATAGAAGATATGGCTGCGTTATGCAGCTAGGCGGGGATGACCAATGGTCTAATATGCTGGCTGGAGCAGATCTTATAAGAAGAAAAGAAGGAAAGCCAGCCTTTGCTATGACTTGCGCATTACTTACTAATAGTGAAGGAAAGAAAATGGGTAAGACTGAGAGTGGGGCTGTATGGCTTGATAAGAATAGAATGTCCCCATATGACTTCTATCAATATTGGAGAAATGTTGATGATGCAGATGTTGAGAAGTGTCTAGCACTTTTAACTTTCTTGCCAATGGATGAAGTAAGAAGACTTGGAGCACTACAAGGTTCAGAAATAAATGAAGCAAAGAAAGTTCTTGCCTATGAAGTAACAAAATTAATTCATGGTGAAGAAGAGGCAGAAAAGGCAAAATCCGCAGCTGAAGCTCTATTTGCTGGTGCTGGAGACATGAGTAATGTACCAACAGCTGCTGTAAGCAAAGATATGATTAATTCTTCTATATTAGATGTTTTAGTTGCTGCTAAAATATTACCATCAAAGGGAGAAGGTAAGAGGCTTATTCAGCAGGGTGGTCTAAGCGTTAATGGTGAAAAAATAACTGATATAAACAGACTGGTTACTGAAGTAGACTTTACTGAAGGAAGTATGCTAGTTAAAAGAGGTAAGAAAAACTACAACAAAATTATTATTGAATAA
- a CDS encoding RMD1 family protein, with protein sequence MQSWDFKSLVLCNEISLSKIAAHFGINKKFKWEDPLVLHDNGLKGIVKGTENKWVYIYAFGSIVFINMEFHEIQDTIKYLKDVDPNLKNSFANNYQDEYRLEIDPTYDFALYNDLMTSNEFMPYHLDIISMILAKSTAFDKIEADTDKLLDSIEDVINFLEKGKFNMSDEQIAKTSAKVLRFKYNTISNLMLLDKPSSAWDNEDIENFFMLMSGLFDLKDRFQKISHKTQILQDSTDVFASLTHERRGTKLEIMVIILILFELIIGIAEFVMRF encoded by the coding sequence ATGCAAAGTTGGGATTTTAAATCACTGGTGCTATGTAATGAAATCAGTCTATCAAAGATTGCGGCTCACTTTGGAATAAACAAAAAGTTTAAATGGGAAGATCCTCTTGTGCTGCATGATAACGGGTTGAAGGGAATTGTTAAGGGAACTGAGAACAAATGGGTTTATATATATGCTTTTGGTTCTATAGTGTTCATCAATATGGAATTTCACGAAATTCAGGATACAATAAAATATTTAAAAGATGTTGATCCAAATTTAAAAAATAGTTTTGCAAATAATTATCAAGATGAATATAGATTGGAAATAGATCCTACATATGATTTTGCTCTATATAATGATTTAATGACCTCAAATGAATTTATGCCTTATCATCTTGATATTATATCAATGATACTGGCAAAATCAACTGCTTTTGATAAAATTGAAGCTGATACCGATAAGCTTTTAGACAGTATTGAAGATGTAATAAATTTTCTTGAAAAAGGTAAATTTAATATGTCTGATGAGCAAATTGCAAAGACTTCTGCTAAAGTTTTAAGATTTAAATACAATACTATATCTAACCTTATGCTTTTAGATAAACCTAGTTCAGCTTGGGACAATGAAGATATTGAAAATTTCTTTATGCTCATGTCTGGTTTGTTCGATTTAAAAGATCGATTCCAAAAGATATCACATAAAACTCAAATACTTCAAGATAGTACTGATGTTTTTGCTTCTTTAACCCATGAAAGAAGAGGAACAAAATTAGAAATAATGGTTATTATTTTAATTTTATTTGAGTTGATTATAGGTATAGCTGAATTTGTTATGAGATTTTAA